A window of Silurus meridionalis isolate SWU-2019-XX chromosome 4, ASM1480568v1, whole genome shotgun sequence contains these coding sequences:
- the gon4lb gene encoding GON-4-like protein isoform X1, translating into MKTGRKRKSSSSDPIHAMSARREPRGYAEHRHTFSPEKRSFSPSKRYVPNTSSPKRHSFRIRCHGQETGNVESELDMVQSSSSPESCPLQSEVDTELGLVITLDEEGSSEPEQLKRKSGEKSMKQSLKHDCRATADEKDVVESEQDEDSEAEFRKLDRNLAIKSQQHNLTSGHVRSIIHEVITNEHVVAMMKAAIRETQDMPMFEPKMTRSKLKEVVEKGVGIPNWNISPIKKSKEKKPPQFVDIPLEDEEDSSDEEYYPDEDEDDETAEETILESDLDSIASSPSISRRARTSTPGELSECDEEKSNSPLVKQRHLRVEAVPMGPPAPPSQSGVHSRTSKATVSFIEKLHAVDEELELNPLCIEPYQALSSGENAEKSLMACRTRSKRPLRDVPLDQLEAELKAPDITPDMYNCLTAPEDKEWSHWLQGLMTSHLDNEEGDDDDDDPEYNFLDDLDEPDLEDYRNDRAVRITKKEVNELMEELFETFQEDMGVNEDEDANEEDEEREKVSSQSAAKFNVPQAIRFEEPLAHMLTMCRHTVREQLDALQQQQEPQSRSHQSVPGPTMILIPPPCTLMVMPDQKQQLRQQVQQHVQLLTQMNMLISSVAALQSQATTTKLFLMELKSFAERAEQMRALVYPQFKSVFRVYNLQPSLDLLEELEKIRFSPCKMHRYPLLPTHLAWLFATRSVFLYPELLPHCSLDPTSQRPRSKTIYTKGEDGLIVLGLKHFSETEFPYHLISQYLIQPKRVEQLRARVKEQCSNRAADNVIKFYCQHHVVPELPVACCPVIPGEERPPVEREKNVMPNWLLKSMPSIHKAVFETKTEERTLSDMRKTPGSPPLPTFPEGTKYPLSLPKGLSLPLHPSAKRYSSARPSKPRPLHGFTRPASTPLAKAPLCSIGAVNLLSPVSAALPSQGVILLTQSSLIPVNEALPVTQVTTIPAHGTVPLNSPGPVNFQYIVPQLGCVNPTEPPASLPPGTVQIPSTLPVASNRPAPTNGVGKRMKLLQKKAEVPRKLTMPNLLPIQPAPFNPTQLLPHVTVTLDSTTPIGTYSNIMENTLNTAQPMLIIQPSSSLGIPPLHAPGDSQGLVKSSKTPPPQDLFTESVSSLPCPETLSRPQLPSNSVKMLSLDTKKMPVDSEVKLKSSPVFFLHSPSPSLQMTESLKSSPGMQILNDREQSGPTVKDEFECDILVSKHQSKPLPDTVVNNISTANPDCGPLAPTSGNIRVTPSSTGPQGIFAHSNLLKGNCQHMLLQTDLQVSTTQSFIMPITSPIPNQLQVHSAKGDIKVPQQKCLKMFSTSNTPSFREDHLSLITVGLPLGGAVSQTPALPRTEMSDDELWKDDMEKGAEMGGEDMASALFASPLLTLSESSCSPKSNLSSTETVNMIEDSPNTREHFSSHLGGGMTTFANLNSSQRQSSIKDLPELITYTSGAENQETPAGGEGLSKGNGEGQQNEESGGGGERDANDEGEKKGDGDSGRERQGNGGRDGNDDEKDGDGEREEEEEDFDELTQDEDEEEVMSSASEESVLSVPELQETMEKLTWLASERRLCGEGDSEEDNSPNSPTSPTSPISQNSQEENSEDEEDVAMKGEELEPTEEVGEKIPEGDVPQEDDPPQNTGKGAGRGRGRGRPPPRSLRKSRRQERGSKDTSKLLLLCDDHILENDPMRESKDIAYAQSYLNRVREAFQDTPGKVEEFLSLLYEFEQGSESRSAVELFCQLKPLLKDWPDLLRDFAAFLLPEQALECGLFEEQQAFERSRKFLRQLEISFGENPSHYQKIVKALQAAATPTPAGLEELKTQMATLLKGHTHLQGEFSLFFDELRPFPARPGQFEEAIWPEDGGNMTEGGEGVCLGSGGFEEVTLPDLEEEEETAKIPQITGKSRKRKELGTQRNYKQACEWPEKHCPCHCHFANHDAKHRRHKRKACPLCHGIKGTDSSKSQKTGDHSFPTADPLPEKQEERDESEKGVQEEKEIETEVKDESGSGANSPHQEREGEAWECIDSDPLAIPEGKDDDEEEEDEELKEGEKEQCSSPSKSIGGEQVPAAEHSDTCLQAQSGERDTSQQSWQSPSSETPVCAKNISLTPSGEKVVLWTREADRVILTACQQQGASQSTFESVSTQLGNKTPSEVSKRFRDLMRLFHTSAHQASSDEEATEQQSATDEEQD; encoded by the exons ATGAAAACAGGCCGGAAACGAAAATCCAGCTCTTCAGATCCTATACATGCAATGAGTGCCAGGAGGGAGCCACGAGGCTATGCTGAACACAGACACACCTTCAGCCCAGAGAAGAGGAGTTTTTCTCCCAGCAAGAGATACGTCCCAAATACATCTTCTCCCAAAAGGCATTCTTTTAGAATTCGCTGTCATGGCCAAGAAACAG gtAATGTTGAAAGTGAGCTTGACATGGTACAGTCTTCCAGCAGTCCGGAGTCATGCCCACTTCAATCAGAGGTGGACACAGAGCTGGGACTGGTCATCACACTGG aTGAAGAGGGAAGCAGTGAACCTGAACAGCTGAAGAGAAAGAGTGGAGAAAAATCAATGAAACAGTCATTAAAACATGATTGTAGAGCAACGGCAGACGAGAAAGATGTTGTCGAATCTGAGCAGGATGAGGACAGCGAGGCAGAGTTTAGAAAACTTGATCGGAACCTAGCCATCAAGTCTCAACAGCACAACCTGACATCAGGTCACGTGCGCAGTATAATCCAT gagGTGATCACTAATGAACATGTAGTAGCCATGATGAAAGCTGCTATCAGAGAGACTCAGGACATGCCCATGTTT GAGCCCAAAATGACACGATCAAAGCTCAAAGAGGTGGTTGAGAAAGGGGTG GGGATTCCCAACTGGAATATCTCACCTATCaagaaatcaaaagaaaaaaag cCTCCTCAGTTTGTGGACATTCCTCTTGAGGATGAGGAGGACTCTTCAGATGAGGAGTAttatccagatgaggatgaagatgatgagacTGCAGAAGAG ACCATCCTTGAGAGTGACCTGGATAGCATAGCCTCATCACCGAGTATCAGTAGACGAGCTCGCACTTCCACACCCGGAGAGCTCTCAGAGTGCGATGAAGAAAAAAGCAACAGCCCACTAGTG aAACAGAGACACTTAAGAGTGGAAGCAGTGCCTATGGGCCCTCCTGCTCCACCGTCCCAGTCTGGTGTCCATTCCCGTACATCAAAAGCTACTGTTTCGTTTAtagagaaactgcatgctgtgGATGAAGAGCTGGAGCTCAACCCCCTCTGCATAGAGCCTTACCAG GCTTTGAGTAGTGgtgaaaatgcagaaaaaagttTGATGGCATGCCGAACACGATCTAAGCGTCCATTGAGGGATGTCCCATTAGACCAGCTGGAGGCCGAGCTTAAGGCTCCTGACATCACACCAGACATGTACAACTGCCTCACTGCAccagaggataaagagtggagcCATTGGCTGCAGGGCCTTATGACCTCACACCTAGACAATGAAG agggcgatgatgatgatgatgatcctgAATATAACTTTCTTGATGATCTTGATGAGCCTGATTTAGAGGACTATCGCAACGATCGTGCAGTTCGCATTACCA AGAAAGAAGTTAATGAGCTCATGGAGGAGCTATTTGAAACG TTCCAGGAAGATATGGGAGTAAATGAGGATGAAGACGCCaatgaggaagatgaggagcGGGAAAAAGTGTCCTCGCAAAGCGCTGCCAAATTCAATGTTCCCCAAGCCATTCG ATTTGAGGAGCCACTGGCCCACATGCTGACTATGTGCAGGCATACAGTCCGTGAGCAGCTGGATGCGCTCCAGCAGCAGCAAGAACCCCAGAGCAGATCTCACCAGAGTGTACCAGGGCCTACCATGATTCTCATCCCTCCTCCTTGTACCTTGATGGTGATGCCTGATCAGAAACAACAGCTGAGACAGCAAGTCCAACAG CACGTTCAGTTGTTGACTCAGATGAACATGCTGATTAGCTCTGTTGCAGCACTACAGAGCCAGGCCACCACCACCAAACTCTTTTTG ATGGAGTTAAAGTCATTTGCAGAGCGAGCAGAGCAGATGAGAGCTTTAGTTTATCCTCAGTTCAAAAGTGTGTTTCGGGTGTATAACCTGCAGCCGTCTTTGGACCTGCTGGAAGAGCTGGAGAAAATACGCTTTTCTCCATGCAAAA TGCATCGCTACCCGTTACTCCCCACTCACCTGGCCTGGCTGTTTGCCACCAGGTCAGTGTTCTTGTACCCTGAGTTACTGCCCCACTGCAGCCTGGATCCCACTTCGCAACGCCCACGCAGCAAGACTATTTACACAAAAGGAGAAGATGG tCTGATTGTTCTGGGGCTAAAGCATTTCAGTGAGACGGAATTCCCCTACCATTTAATAAGTCAGTATCTTATTCAGCCTAAGAGGGTAGAGCAGCTGCGTGCACGTGTGAAAGAGCAGTGCTCGAACAGGGCTGCAGACAACGTCATCAAG TTTTACTGTCAACACCATGTGGTCCCCGAACTGCCTGTTGCCTGTTGTCCAGTTATCCCAGGAGAAGAGCGCCCAcctgtggagagagagaagaatgtCATGCCAAACTGGCTTTTG AAAAGTATGCCATCCATACATAAAGCAGTGTTTGAGACAAAAACGGAAGAGAGGACCTTATCCGATATGAGGAAAACTCCTGGTTCACCTCCTCTCCCCACCTTTCCAGAGGGAACAAAGTACCCGCTGTCTCTTCCTAAAGGTTTATCTCTGCCATTACATCCTTCAGCAAAGCGGTACAGTTCTGCTCGACCCTCCAAACCTCGTCCTCTGCACGGTTTTACACGTCCTGCTTCCACACCGTTAGCAAAGGCCCCTTTATGCTCTATCGGTGCAGTTAATTTATTGTCCCCAGTTTCAGCAGCCCTCCCCTCACAAGGTGTAATACTATTGACTCAGAGCTCCTTAATTCCAGTGAATGAGGCTCTCCCAGTGACCCAGGTAACCACAATCCCTGCTCATGGAACAGTTCCACTAAACTCTCCTGGTCCTGTCAATTTCCAGTATATTGTTCCACAGTTGGGCTGTGTTAACCCTACAGAGCCTCCTGCTAGTTTGCCACCAGGTACTGTTCAGATACCTTCAACTCTACCTGTAGCCTCTAATAGACCTGCCCCCACTAATGGCGTGGGTAAACGCATGAAGCTTTTGCAGAAGAAAGCAGAAGTACCTAGGAAGCTAACCATGCCTAATCTGCTTCCCATTCAGCCTGCCCCGTTTAATCCAACCCAGCTACTTCCTCATGTTACTGTAACTCTGGACAGCACAACACCTATTGGCACATACAGTAACATTATGGAAAACACTTTAAACACTGCTCAGCCTATGCTCATTATTCAACCTTCCTCTTCACTGGGGATTCCTCCACTTCATGCACCAGGAGACTCGCAAGGATTAGTCAAGTCCTCTAAAACTCCACCTCCTCAGGATTTATTTACTGAATCAGTCAGTAGTCTGCCTTGCCCAGAAACACTGTCTAGACCACAGTTGCCTAGTAACAGTGTCAAAATGTTAAGCTTAGACACTAAGAAGATGCCAGTGGACAGTGAGGTTAAACTGAAGTCTagtcctgtgttttttttacactctccttctccttcacttCAGATGACTGAAAGCCTCAAATCAAGCCCTGGCATGCAAATTTTGAACGATCGGGAACAGTCTGGGCCCACAGTAAAGGATGAATTTGAATGTGATATATTAGTGTCAAAACACCAAAGCAAACCCTTACCAGATACCGTGGTTAATAACATAAGCACAGCAAACCCCGACTGTGGTCCATTAGCACCCACAAGTGGAAATATTCGAGTTACACCATCCTCCACTGGCCCTCAAGGCATCTTTGCTCACTCTAACCTACTCAAAGGTAATTGTCAGCATATGCTACTTCAAACAGATTTACAGGTAAGCACGACGCAATCCTTTATAATGCCGATCACCAGTCCGATCCCAAATCAGCTTCAAGTTCATTCTGCTAAAGGAGACATCAAAGTGCCTCAGCAAAAATGCTTGAAGATGTTTTCTACATCCAACACGCCAAGTTTCAGAGAAGATCATTTATCACTTATTACTGTTGGACTGCCTTTGGGAGGTGCTGTAAGTCAAACCCCAGCTCTGCCACGTACAGAAATGAGTGATGATGAGTTGTGGAAAGATGATATGGAAAAAGGAGCAGAGATGGGCGGAGAAGATATGGCAAGTGCTCTATTTGCAAGCCCCCTACTTACACTGTCTGAGTCTTCTTGTAGCCCGAAATCCAATCTGAGCAGTACAGAGACAGTGAATATGATTGAGGACAGCCCAAACACTAGAGAACACTTTAGCAGCCACTTGGGAGGTGGTATGACTACATTTGCTAACTTAAATAGCAGTCAAAGACAAAGCAGCATAAAAGATTTACCAGAGTTGATCACGTATACCTCTGGTGCTGAAAACCAGGAAACTCCTGCTGGAGGAGAGGGGTTGAGCAAAGGAAATGGAGAAGGGCAACAGAATGAAGAaagtggaggaggtggagagagGGATGCAaatgatgaaggtgagaagAAAGGAGATGGAGATAGTGGCAGAGAAAGGCAGGGGAATGGAGGAAGGGATGGAAATGATGACgagaaggatggagatggagagcgtgaagaggaagaggaggactTTGATGAGCTCACAcaagatgaagatgaggaggaagTGATGTCATCAGCATCAGAGGAATCTGTTCTCTCAGTCCCTGAACTGCAG GAGACGATGGAGAAGCTGACGTGGCTAGCATCAGAGCGGAGGTTATGTGGGGAAGGTGATTCAGAAGAGGACAACTCTCCAAACTCGCCCACTTCACCAACCTCACCAATTTCTCAAAACTCACAGGAGGAAAATTCAGAAGATGAGGAGGACGTAGCAATGAAGGGTGAAGAGCTGGAGCCTACAGAGGAAGTGGGTGAAAAAATACCTGAAGGAGATGTACCTCAAGAGGATGACCCTCCACAGAACACTGGGAAAGGAGCAGGACGTGGTAGAG GTCGTGGTCGTCCCCCACCTCGCAGTCTTAGAAAAAGCCGGAGACAGGAACGGGGTAGCAAGGACACTTCAAAACTCCTCCTGCTCTGTGATGACCACATACTGGAAAACGATCCGATGAGGGAGAGCAAGGACATCGCTTATGCCCAGTCCTACCTTAACAGG GTAAGGGAGGCCTTTCAGGACACTCCAGGCAAGGTTGAGGAATTCTTGAGTTTGCTGTACGAGTTTGAGCAGGGAAGTGAGAGTCGTAGTGCTGTTGAGCTTTTCTGCCAGCTTAAACCTTTGCTCAAAGACTGGCCCGATTTGCTGAGGGACTTTgctgcttttcttcttccagAGCAGGCTCTGGAGTGTGGCCTG TTTGAGGAGCAGCAAGCTTTTGAGCGTAGCAGGAAGTTCCTAAGGCAGCTGGAGATCAGTTTTGGGGAAAATCCTTCTCACTACCAGAAGATTGTGAAAGCTCTCCAGGCTGCAGCTACCCCCACTCCTGCAGGATTAGAAGAG CTCAAAACACAGATGGCCACCCTCCTTAAAGGTCACACACATCTGCAGGGAgaattctctttattttttgatGAGCTCCGTCCATTCCCGGCACGTCCAGGGCAGTTTGAGGAAGCAATCTGGCCTGAGGATGGAGGGAACATGacggaaggaggagaaggagtgtgTCTGGGAAGTGGTGGATTTGAGGAGGTCACACTCCCTgatttggaggaggaagaagaaacagccaaaattccccagataacaggaaagagcagaaaaagaaaagaactagGCACACAAAGGAACTACAAG CAGGCTTGTGAGTGGCCAGAGAAACACTGCCCCTGCCATTGTCATTTCGCTAACCATGATGCCAAGCATCGCCGACACAAGAGAAAAGCATGCCCTCTGTGCCATGGAATTAAG GGTACTGATAGTTCCAAGTCTCAGAAGACTGGTGATCACTCGTTCCCCACAGCGGACCCTTTACCTGAGAAGCAGGAAGAAAGGGACGAATCTGAAAAAGGAGtacaggaagagaaagagatagagacagaagTAAAAGATGAGTCTGGAAGTGGGGCAAACAGTCCACATCAAG AGCGAGAAGGTGAAGCATGGGAGTGCATTGACTCAGACCCTTTAGCCATACCTGAGggaaaggatgatgatgaggaggaggaagatgaggagttgaaggagggagagaaggagcaGTGCTCTTCTCCCAGTAAGTCTATAGGAGGAGAACAGGTTCCAGCTGCTGAACACTCAGACACCTGTCTGCAAGCTCAGTCAGGAGAGAGGGACACGTCACAGCAGAGCTGGCAGAGTCCTTCATCTGAAACACCTGTTTGTGCCAAGAACATCTCCCTTACTCCCAGTGGAGAGAAAGTTGTCCTCTGGACCAG GGAGGCAGATCGGGTCATTTTAACAGCCTGTCAGCAACAGGGGGCCAGTCAGAGTACCTTCGAGTCGGTGTCCACACAGCTTGGCAACAAAACTCCCAGTGAg GTTTCCAAGAGATTTCGGGACCTGATGCGCCTGTTTCATACCTCAGCTCATCAGGCTAGCTCAGATGAGGAGGCCACCGAACAGCAGTCTGCTACTGATGAGGAGCAAGACTAA